The following is a genomic window from Paraburkholderia flagellata.
ACCCGAGTACGTGCCGACCCACAATCGGGTCAGTTCATCGCGATCGATGAACCGCACATCGATATCATGAAACAGTCCGAGCGCCGCAAGCTGCGTCAGGAAATCGGAAAGGGCCGTCTCAAGCGCGGCAGGTTTTTGATATTGTCCAGTAGTCACAAAGCGCGCCGTCAGCGACGGCTTGCCATTGCGCACCTTCGGGACTTCCTTGAGGACGACATCGAACATCTGCCGGGCTTCCGACAACACCGCATCGGTCGCGGCATACGGCGTCTGCGTGGCAAAGCGAAGGATGCCCTCCTTGAATTTGAGAAACTCACCAAGATCGAAGCTTTCAGATCGCTTCGCCTGCACAAACAGAACGTCTACGTCATGATTTCGGCGTTGCGACGCAAAGATCGCTTGCGCTTCCTCGACCGAGGCCGTCACCATTTCATCGATAACGACGGCCACGCCGTCGATTCCCTCGTCGCCTGGACCCGTAGATACGTCGTCTAGATCAAAGGTGGCGCTGAAGCGACTGGATAGCACGCAGTGGGTTGCGAACTTCTCGAACTGGACTGCCTCCTCGTCCGCCTCGAGCCCAAAGCTCGTCACGAAGCTTTCCAAGTGCGCTTTCACGATCCGATGCATACATGTCTCCATAAGAAGAAAGACAGTTTACCGGAAAGACTCGATCGGCAGACGAGGTCCGAGGTAGGCTGCATGCGCAGTTCTCTTAGAGACGGAATCAAAAAGAGCCGTTGGGGGCTGTTACGGTCGTGGTTTCCTATCGCACTCGCCTCATGGATGCACCGGGATGGGCTGGTGAACCGGTGAGGGCTGATTTTCGACAGTCACGTAGTTGTCGTCAGCATTGTCAACTGGACAAATCTGGCCCAATCCCGCGTCGATAGGCTGAGTCAGGTCGTGGTTAGCTGCGAACGCAACACCTTCCCTCGCCGGCGCACTTGAAAACGTCACCTTCCAATGCAGCTGTAAATTCTCATCGGTCTTATTCATCATCTGCACCCATACGTGACGGTTACTACCGCATTCGCAACGCACGCTCACTCCTTGCACGTTCTCAACGGTCGCGAAGGGGCTCCACTTGTTAATGGTTGTCGCAGGGCACTCGACCTGTGCGAACCCAGTCATCGGTAAAAGAAGAGCAGCGAGAGGTATAAGCCTTTCATACGAACACTTCGGCATCGTTGGTCTCCTATGTTTCTACCTACCGCGCGCTTCGCCTCGTTTTCCTACTTCTCGGGTGCCGGATTCGACAGCCCGAAGATGGCGTCCGCCCTGACGTGCGGCTGACCGGGTACGCCGCCCATCACCGCTCCATATATTGAGAAGCGCCAAATCGTCCGCGAAGGTGCGTTGTGATCCTGAGCCGCACGATAAACGAGCGTCCCTGCTCCGAGTGTCACATCGAGCCGTTTGCCCCAGCGCGAATTTGCAAACAGAGTCTCGAAGCTCGCCGCACCAGCGGGGTTAAAAAAATCAGCGCGCACCTGGTTCGGTGGTGCCAAGTCTGCTTTCCAATGATGCCACGCAAGCCCGACCATCATGTACTCGCATAGACGAGTGACCAGACGACTGTCGAGTGGTAGCATGACCTGCGACACCCCTCGTGGGGCGTACGCCCCGCGCCATTGCCGGTTCCATGCCGCGAGAAGATCGCGGTGCAGCCGTTCATTGCGCTGGAGGCGTCCCGGCACAAGTTCGTTTAGTGTGCGAGTCGCGGCGGCGTGCCGAGCACCAAACGGCAAGATCGTCAACAGGTGATGCTCAATGCGAGACTTTTCGTTATTGCATTGATTGCAGGCAGGCACCTGTGGCAACTGATCGCGCTCCGATGGGAGGAAGAAGCCGCGGGCGATCACGTGATCGCCCGTATCGGACACGCCATCGCGGCCACAGTACACGCAGCGCTTACCTCGATATCGCTTGCTACCCATCTCGTTGCCCTGTCTTCCGTTGTCAGCGAAGCCAGCCGAAATGACGCATGGCTTCCTCAATTGCTGCGCGCCACTGAGGCGGGCAAGGTTTCACACGCTCGACCGTTCGCGCACCTCGCAGCGGCAGTCCGTTCAGTTCCTTTACGTGCGCAATCCACCAAGTTTGCGCGACGATCCCATGCCGCTGCTTCACGAACGTCTGTATGTCCTTGTAGCTCGCCATGTCGCTCTCGCGTCGCCCGTTTTCCTGTGTGTCATATGGCTCGGTGAAAACTTCCCGCGGTCACCGCGCCGGGACGTTTGATCTTGAGCCAATCTGATGACTCGCCAGCCACGTACAGACTGCCGGCGCGCTTTGCTACAACCCCTTCGAGCTTCAGGCCACGCACCGCGCTAGAGCCAGTCGCCATCATCGTCGCTGTCCACAAACAGGACGGCAGGCACGCCAGCAACCAGGGTACGGAGTCGCGCCTTCCTCTCTTCAATTGGAAGCCCGCGGATGTCCTTTCCATTGTGAACCAGCAAATCGAACGTACATAGCACGACTGGTGCGGCTCCACGATACCAACGTCGCCGAAGAGCGCGCTCATGCAATTGGTTGAAGTCTGACCGGGCGAGCTCGACCAGCACGCACACCTCATTGTCGAGAATGTGTGCACCGGCTGGAAACTGTTCCAATGAAGCGACCAGCTCTGGAAACCACGCGGTCGCGTCCAAGCCTCCGCGCGTCCTCAAGGCACTGGGCATCGTACCTGCCAGCACACGGTAACCGTCGAATTTTAACAAGCACCTTCCACTGTGTTGCGTTTCACGCGATTTTTCCGGTGATCAGCCGGTGCCCCGCTATACAGCGGGTACGTCCATCCCGCCTCGGCCAGGGCCGTGGTTTGAAAGCCAATGAGTGACCAAGTTACGGTTCGATCGGCATATAAAGGGCAAACCAGCCAAAGTTCTCGCGGGCTTCGTATTTGTTTGCGGTGAAGGTTCCAGCCAGAGCAGGGCCCGGGTACGGGTAGGCTTGCGGCTGGTGCAGTTCATTGATAACTCGGTCTGCGAGAAGCTGAACGTTGCGATCAAAGATATATCCGGTGAAGGTCTGGAGTTCTCCGTTCGCAAGCGTCCTTGCGAAAACGACCTGCCCCGCTGCCGCGTTCCACGTTGGTGAACTGGTGCCTTTCGGGCCTTCGAGCGCGCGAATGACGTTCCCGTCGTCCTGGACCGCGCCTTCAAATGTGTCCCCGTTTACGCTCTCGATCCACAAGTCGCCTACATACCCGTTCGCGACGAGTTGCCAGTGCCCCAGTGCCAGGTTGTAGCCCACTACTTCATTGACAGTCTGGATCGCTTCCTCCGGGTTTTCGGGTGCGCGGAGC
Proteins encoded in this region:
- a CDS encoding ATP-dependent DNA ligase, which produces MLKFDGYRVLAGTMPSALRTRGGLDATAWFPELVASLEQFPAGAHILDNEVCVLVELARSDFNQLHERALRRRWYRGAAPVVLCTFDLLVHNGKDIRGLPIEERKARLRTLVAGVPAVLFVDSDDDGDWL